In Fusobacterium canifelinum, a genomic segment contains:
- a CDS encoding nucleoside triphosphate pyrophosphatase encodes MILASNSQRRQEILKDVGFNFKVITSNVEEISNKKNITERILDIAEKKLEQIAKNNVNEFILAADTVVELDKNIFGKPKDREEAFRFLKALSGKVHRVITAYVFKNISKNILIKDVVVSEVKFFDLDNETINWYLDTGESFDKAGAYGIQGYGRILVEKINGDYYSIMGFPISNFLENLRKIGYKISQIDKI; translated from the coding sequence ATGATTTTAGCTTCAAATTCACAAAGAAGACAAGAAATTTTAAAAGATGTTGGTTTCAATTTTAAAGTTATTACATCTAATGTTGAAGAAATAAGTAATAAAAAAAATATTACTGAAAGAATATTAGATATAGCCGAAAAAAAGTTGGAACAAATTGCAAAAAATAATGTAAATGAATTTATTTTAGCAGCAGATACTGTTGTTGAATTAGATAAAAATATTTTTGGAAAACCTAAAGATAGAGAAGAAGCTTTTAGATTTTTAAAAGCTCTCTCTGGTAAGGTACATAGAGTTATAACTGCTTATGTATTTAAAAATATTTCTAAAAATATTTTGATAAAAGATGTTGTTGTAAGTGAAGTCAAATTTTTTGACTTAGATAATGAAACAATAAACTGGTATTTAGATACTGGTGAGTCTTTTGATAAAGCTGGAGCTTATGGCATTCAAGGCTATGGAAGAATACTTGTTGAAAAAATAAATGGGGATTATTATTCTATAATGGGTTTCCCTATTTCAAATTTTTTAGAAAATTTAAGAAAAATTGGTTATAAAATAAGTCAAATAGATAAAATTTAA
- a CDS encoding FecCD family ABC transporter permease has translation MKRKFFLISLMVTFIVITLSLSVGSVLIPIKSLLFLSPMDEYMKMIVFDLRLPRILMALLVGMLLASSGNIVQIIFQNPLADPYIIGIASSATFGAVIAYLLKLPEFFYGIVAFICCMVSTLLIFKISKRGNKIEVNTLLIVGITLSSFLAGFTSFAIYMIGEDSFKITMWLMGYLGNASWNQIVFLIIPLIFSSAYFYAKRNELDILMLGDEQAHSLGIDIAKLKFHLLIVSSFVVAYSVAFTGMIGFVGLIVPHIMRSIIGPLNARLIPFVLIYGGIFLLVCDTFGRIILAPVEIPIGVITSILGAPFFLYLALKGRRK, from the coding sequence ATGAAAAGAAAATTTTTTTTGATATCATTGATGGTAACTTTTATAGTAATAACACTCTCTTTATCAGTAGGGAGTGTTTTAATTCCAATAAAAAGTTTATTGTTTCTATCCCCTATGGATGAGTATATGAAAATGATAGTATTTGATTTAAGATTACCAAGAATTTTGATGGCATTGTTAGTAGGAATGTTGCTTGCTTCAAGTGGAAATATTGTACAAATAATATTTCAAAATCCACTTGCTGATCCATATATAATAGGGATTGCCTCAAGTGCAACTTTTGGTGCTGTTATAGCTTATCTTTTAAAGTTACCTGAATTTTTTTATGGAATAGTTGCTTTTATTTGTTGTATGGTAAGTACACTTCTAATTTTTAAAATCTCAAAAAGGGGGAATAAAATAGAGGTTAATACCTTACTTATTGTTGGAATAACTTTATCATCATTTCTAGCAGGCTTTACATCTTTTGCTATCTATATGATAGGAGAAGATTCATTTAAAATCACTATGTGGCTTATGGGATATTTAGGTAATGCTAGTTGGAATCAAATAGTATTTTTAATAATTCCACTTATATTTTCTAGTGCATATTTTTATGCAAAAAGAAATGAACTTGATATACTGATGTTAGGTGATGAACAAGCACATTCATTAGGAATAGATATAGCAAAGTTAAAATTTCATTTACTTATAGTATCATCTTTTGTTGTAGCTTATTCTGTTGCTTTTACAGGAATGATTGGTTTTGTAGGACTTATTGTACCCCATATAATGAGAAGTATAATAGGACCACTAAATGCAAGGTTAATTCCTTTTGTTTTAATCTATGGAGGAATATTTTTACTTGTATGTGATACATTTGGAAGAATTATTCTAGCACCTGTTGAAATTCCAATAGGAGTTATAACTTCCATATTAGGAGCACCATTCTTTCTATATTTAGCTTTAAAAGGTAGGAGGAAATAA
- a CDS encoding LysE family translocator — MDITILKGILTGIILSLPFGPVGVYCMELTIVEGRWKGYITALGMVTMDMVYSTVALLFLSSVKEYVIKYENHLSLFIGIFLMIISLKKLLKKIELKELNVDFKSMLQNYLTGVGFAVVNISTVLLIATVFAFLRVLDNVTSLTSFETIIGVGLGGSGLWFFTTYLISHFRRLFGKEKLIKIIKVANGIIFILALFVAIYSTRQIMIK; from the coding sequence TTGGACATTACAATTTTAAAAGGGATTTTAACAGGGATAATATTGTCATTACCCTTTGGACCAGTAGGGGTTTATTGTATGGAGCTTACCATTGTTGAGGGAAGATGGAAAGGCTACATAACAGCATTGGGAATGGTTACCATGGATATGGTCTATTCAACAGTAGCTTTATTATTTCTTTCAAGTGTTAAAGAATATGTTATAAAATATGAGAATCATTTATCTCTTTTTATAGGGATATTTTTAATGATAATTTCTTTGAAGAAACTTTTAAAGAAAATTGAATTGAAGGAATTGAATGTGGATTTTAAAAGTATGTTACAAAATTATTTAACAGGTGTTGGATTTGCAGTTGTGAATATATCTACTGTTTTACTGATAGCAACTGTATTTGCATTTTTAAGAGTTTTAGATAATGTAACTTCTCTAACTTCATTTGAAACAATTATAGGAGTTGGACTTGGTGGATCAGGATTATGGTTTTTTACAACATATTTAATTTCACATTTTAGAAGACTTTTTGGAAAAGAAAAACTTATAAAAATAATAAAAGTTGCAAATGGAATTATTTTTATACTAGCATTGTTTGTTGCAATTTATAGTACAAGACAAATAATGATAAAATAG
- the mscL gene encoding large-conductance mechanosensitive channel protein MscL, with protein sequence MKKLLEEFKAFVMRGNVLDMAVGVIIAGAFGKIVTSLVNDILMPIIGMIIGNVDFSSLEIKLGEPVEGAEQAAIRYGMFIQEVVNFLIIALCIFIFIKVVTSLQKKKEEAPAPTPEPTKEEVLLTEIRDALNKMADK encoded by the coding sequence ATGAAAAAATTATTAGAAGAATTTAAAGCATTTGTAATGCGTGGTAATGTACTTGATATGGCAGTTGGGGTTATTATAGCAGGAGCTTTTGGTAAGATAGTAACGAGCTTAGTTAATGATATCTTAATGCCAATCATAGGAATGATAATAGGAAATGTTGATTTCTCTTCTTTAGAAATTAAATTAGGAGAACCAGTTGAAGGAGCTGAACAAGCTGCTATTAGATATGGAATGTTTATACAAGAAGTAGTGAACTTTCTTATAATTGCACTTTGTATATTTATTTTTATAAAAGTAGTAACTTCTTTACAAAAGAAAAAAGAAGAAGCACCTGCACCTACTCCAGAACCTACAAAAGAAGAAGTATTACTTACTGAAATAAGAGATGCTTTAAATAAAATGGCAGATAAATAA
- a CDS encoding type III pantothenate kinase, with protein sequence MIIGIDIGNTHIVTGVYDGNGKLISTFRIATNDKMTEDEYFSYFNNITKYNNISIEKVDDILVSSVVPNIIITFQFFARKYFQVEAIIVDLEKKIPFTFAKGINYTGFGADRIIDITEAMQKYPDKNLVIFDFGTATTYDVLKKGVYIGGGILPGIDMSINALYGNTAKLPRVKFTTPSSVLGTDTMKQIQAAIFFGYAGQIKHIIKKINEELNEEIFVLATGGLGKILSAEIDEIDEYDPNLSLNGLYTLYKLNK encoded by the coding sequence ATGATTATTGGTATTGATATTGGAAATACTCATATAGTTACAGGAGTTTATGATGGTAATGGAAAATTAATTTCAACATTCAGAATAGCTACAAATGATAAAATGACAGAAGATGAATATTTCTCATATTTTAATAATATTACAAAATATAATAATATTTCTATTGAAAAAGTAGATGATATTTTAGTTTCATCTGTTGTACCAAATATTATAATAACTTTTCAATTTTTTGCTAGAAAATATTTTCAGGTTGAAGCTATAATAGTTGATTTAGAAAAGAAAATTCCTTTTACTTTTGCTAAAGGAATAAATTATACAGGTTTTGGTGCAGATAGAATAATTGATATTACAGAAGCAATGCAAAAATATCCAGATAAAAATTTAGTGATTTTTGATTTTGGAACTGCAACTACTTATGATGTATTAAAAAAAGGTGTATATATTGGTGGTGGGATACTTCCAGGAATAGATATGTCTATCAATGCTTTATATGGTAATACTGCAAAGCTTCCAAGAGTAAAGTTTACAACTCCTAGTAGCGTATTAGGTACAGATACAATGAAACAAATTCAAGCAGCTATATTTTTTGGTTATGCTGGACAAATTAAACATATAATCAAAAAAATTAATGAAGAACTAAATGAAGAAATTTTTGTATTAGCAACTGGTGGATTAGGAAAGATTTTGTCAGCTGAAATAGATGAAATAGATGAGTATGACCCTAATTTAAGTTTAAATGGACTTTATACACTATATAAATTAAATAAATAG
- a CDS encoding TonB-dependent receptor gives MKKYLMGLSILIFCANAYGEVIDLGEKNIYSETGFEKNLRNSTTSPFIITSKDIEKKGYTSVSEVLDSVPGVNIQEGLHPAVDVRGQGYQKAKATVQLLVDGVPANMLDTSHMNVPIDVVNINEVERIEVIPGGGAVLYGSGTSGGVINIITKKYKGNNNIRGGVGYQVGSFTNNKFDVSAGTSVGNFDFDVNYSKNRKHGYRDYDFTNSDYFSGRINYNISKTSNIAFKYSGYRDKYTYPSFLTQKELDDNRRQSGNDKEAKENNRIKKDEFTLTYNTKIGDKNDLNVLGFYQRTDIPSESIEDYTTEYKGMLAGQAAGLRAALRNPRLPARARTAMQNRLNALLAEIGNTNSVDFKKNSQFKDTKKAIKIKDKFTYDNSGSNVIVGLGYTDNDMLRVSKMELVGKRVLADTKLDLSKKTFEVFALNTYKISKFELIQGLRFENSKYNGTRKNNTDVVDIKKSKDNWAGSLAVNYLYSDTGNVYAKYERAFTSPAPGQLVDKVETATNVYTYKVNNLKSESTNLFEIGWNDYLFNSLLSTDIFYAETKDEIATIFDGGRPNAHGTAFKSTNLGKTRRYGFDLSAEQKFEKFTFREAYSFIDTKILKDNSKSFEGKHIADVPKHKLVFSVDYDITSKLTVGADYEYRAAAFIDNANKNGKDKAKSVFNLRADYKLTNSLNIYAGINNIFGAKYYNSVGVSSGERIYDPAPRINYYAGFKYKF, from the coding sequence ATGAAAAAATATTTAATGGGATTATCAATACTTATATTTTGTGCAAATGCTTATGGAGAAGTTATAGACTTAGGAGAAAAAAATATTTATTCAGAAACAGGTTTTGAAAAAAATCTAAGAAATTCTACGACATCACCTTTTATAATTACATCAAAGGATATTGAAAAAAAAGGTTATACTTCTGTATCAGAAGTTTTAGATTCAGTTCCTGGTGTAAATATACAAGAAGGGTTACATCCAGCAGTTGATGTAAGAGGGCAAGGTTATCAAAAAGCGAAAGCAACAGTTCAACTTTTAGTTGATGGAGTTCCTGCAAATATGCTTGATACTTCACATATGAATGTACCTATTGATGTTGTTAATATCAATGAAGTAGAAAGAATAGAGGTTATACCAGGTGGAGGGGCTGTTCTATATGGTAGTGGAACATCTGGTGGAGTTATTAATATTATAACTAAAAAATATAAAGGAAATAATAATATTCGTGGAGGAGTAGGATATCAAGTAGGAAGTTTTACAAATAATAAATTTGATGTTTCTGCTGGAACAAGTGTTGGAAATTTTGATTTTGATGTAAATTATTCAAAAAATAGAAAACATGGATATAGAGATTATGATTTTACTAACTCTGATTATTTTTCTGGAAGAATTAATTATAATATCAGTAAAACAAGCAACATAGCTTTTAAATATAGTGGTTATAGAGATAAATACACTTATCCTAGTTTCTTAACTCAAAAAGAATTAGATGATAACAGAAGACAAAGTGGTAATGATAAAGAAGCAAAAGAAAATAATAGAATAAAAAAAGATGAATTTACTTTAACATATAACACTAAAATAGGAGATAAAAATGATTTAAATGTCTTAGGTTTTTATCAAAGAACAGATATTCCTTCTGAATCTATTGAAGATTATACTACAGAATATAAAGGAATGTTAGCAGGACAAGCTGCTGGATTAAGAGCTGCTCTTAGAAATCCAAGATTACCAGCTAGAGCAAGAACAGCTATGCAAAATAGATTAAATGCATTGTTAGCTGAAATAGGAAATACAAATAGTGTTGATTTTAAGAAAAATTCTCAATTTAAAGATACAAAGAAAGCAATAAAAATTAAAGATAAGTTTACTTATGATAATAGTGGAAGTAATGTTATTGTTGGTTTAGGATACACTGATAATGATATGCTTAGAGTATCTAAGATGGAATTAGTTGGAAAAAGAGTCTTGGCTGATACAAAATTAGATTTATCTAAGAAAACATTTGAAGTATTTGCATTAAATACTTATAAGATTAGTAAATTTGAACTTATCCAAGGTTTAAGATTTGAAAATTCTAAATATAATGGTACAAGAAAAAATAATACTGATGTAGTTGATATAAAAAAATCTAAAGATAATTGGGCAGGTTCACTAGCTGTAAATTACTTATATTCAGATACAGGAAATGTATATGCAAAATATGAAAGAGCATTTACTTCTCCTGCTCCTGGTCAATTAGTTGATAAAGTTGAAACAGCAACAAATGTATATACTTATAAAGTTAATAATTTAAAATCAGAAAGTACAAATTTATTTGAAATTGGTTGGAATGATTATTTATTTAATTCATTATTAAGCACAGATATATTCTATGCAGAAACAAAAGATGAAATAGCAACTATTTTTGATGGTGGAAGACCTAATGCACATGGGACAGCATTTAAAAGTACAAATTTGGGAAAAACTAGAAGATATGGTTTTGATTTAAGTGCTGAACAAAAATTTGAAAAATTTACTTTTAGAGAAGCTTATTCATTTATTGACACAAAAATTTTAAAGGATAATTCTAAAAGTTTTGAAGGAAAACATATAGCAGATGTTCCAAAACATAAATTAGTTTTCTCAGTAGATTATGATATAACTTCTAAACTTACTGTTGGAGCGGATTATGAATATAGAGCAGCAGCCTTTATTGATAATGCAAATAAAAATGGAAAAGATAAAGCTAAATCAGTATTTAATTTAAGAGCTGATTATAAGTTGACAAATTCATTAAATATTTATGCAGGAATAAATAATATATTTGGTGCTAAATATTACAATAGTGTTGGAGTTAGCAGTGGAGAAAGAATTTATGATCCAGCTCCAAGAATAAATTATTATGCAGGTTTCAAATATAAATTTTAA
- a CDS encoding ABC transporter substrate-binding protein, protein MKKIITFICFILFTVSSFAIKVENNQIIDDYGNKIEAKEYKKIIVTDPGVIEILFKIGGEKSIVAIGKTSRSKIYPYDKVDKLVSIGNISNLNLEKVVEYKPDLIIVTSMMLRNIEAVKKMGYNVIVSNASSLDGILDLISVTGIVSGKKVEAEKLRKECLVKLEKIEKENSKKASKLKGAILFSTSPMTAFSEKSLPGDILKHLGVINIASNVPGERPILSPEYILKENPDFLAGAMSLDSPQQIIEASNVIPKTKAGKNGNIFILDSSVILRSSYRIFDEMEVLKEKLNKIGNK, encoded by the coding sequence ATGAAAAAAATAATTACTTTTATCTGTTTTATTCTCTTTACAGTTTCTTCATTTGCTATAAAAGTTGAGAATAATCAAATTATAGATGATTATGGCAATAAGATTGAAGCCAAAGAATATAAAAAAATTATTGTAACTGATCCTGGTGTAATAGAGATACTATTTAAAATAGGTGGAGAAAAATCTATAGTTGCTATTGGTAAAACTTCAAGAAGTAAAATATATCCTTATGATAAAGTGGATAAGTTAGTAAGTATTGGTAATATTTCTAATTTAAATTTAGAAAAAGTTGTAGAGTATAAACCTGATTTAATTATAGTTACCTCTATGATGTTAAGAAATATAGAGGCTGTAAAAAAAATGGGTTACAATGTAATAGTTTCTAATGCATCTAGTTTAGATGGAATTCTTGATTTAATCTCAGTTACAGGAATTGTATCTGGGAAGAAAGTTGAAGCAGAAAAGTTAAGAAAGGAATGTCTAGTTAAATTAGAAAAAATTGAAAAAGAAAATAGTAAAAAAGCTTCTAAATTAAAAGGAGCAATTCTATTTTCAACATCACCTATGACAGCTTTTTCTGAAAAATCATTACCTGGAGATATTTTAAAACATTTAGGTGTTATTAATATAGCATCAAATGTCCCTGGAGAAAGACCAATATTGTCACCTGAATATATTTTAAAAGAAAATCCAGATTTTTTAGCTGGTGCTATGAGTTTAGATAGTCCTCAACAAATTATTGAAGCATCTAATGTTATTCCTAAGACAAAAGCTGGAAAAAACGGTAATATTTTTATTCTTGATTCATCAGTTATATTAAGAAGCTCATACAGAATATTTGATGAAATGGAAGTATTAAAAGAAAAATTAAACAAAATAGGAAATAAGTAA
- a CDS encoding coproporphyrinogen-III oxidase family protein has protein sequence MFKIRYKSHHDVGNIISKFTENLKASKSDFLDVLNIENKNKQLGIYVHTPYCDKICSFCNMNRRQLDNDLEEYTKYLCEEIKKYGAYEFCKTSEVDVVFFGGGTPTIFKKEQLEKILKTLNENFKFAKDYEMTFETTLHNLSFEKLKVMEENGVNRISVGIQTFSNRGRKLLNRTYDKDYVVERLKEIKKRFSGLVCIDIIYNYANQTDEEVLQDADLLAEVGADSASFYSLMIHDGSDISKEREKNKSVYIYSLERDEELHNLFYSRCIEKGYKLLELTKLTNGKDKYKYIRNNNALKNLLPIGVGAGGRIQGIGAYNMNQQMSFYSKTSEINYNLSMISGLMQFDRFDLNEIKKYCSEESYKIVYERLKEFEKKGYIKIEDNFAIYQLKGIFWGNSLVANIIEEIGRYL, from the coding sequence ATGTTTAAAATAAGATATAAATCTCATCATGATGTAGGAAATATTATTTCTAAATTTACTGAAAATTTGAAAGCTAGTAAAAGTGATTTTTTAGATGTACTTAATATAGAAAATAAAAATAAACAATTAGGAATATACGTTCATACACCTTATTGTGATAAAATCTGTTCTTTTTGTAATATGAATAGAAGGCAACTTGATAATGATTTAGAAGAATATACAAAATATCTCTGTGAGGAAATTAAAAAATATGGAGCTTATGAATTTTGTAAAACAAGTGAAGTTGATGTTGTTTTTTTTGGTGGAGGAACACCAACAATATTTAAAAAAGAGCAATTAGAAAAAATATTAAAAACTTTAAATGAAAATTTTAAATTTGCAAAAGACTATGAAATGACTTTTGAAACAACTTTACATAATTTAAGTTTTGAAAAACTTAAAGTTATGGAAGAAAATGGAGTAAATAGAATAAGTGTTGGAATTCAAACTTTTTCTAATAGAGGAAGGAAACTTTTAAATAGAACTTATGATAAAGATTATGTAGTAGAAAGATTAAAAGAGATTAAAAAAAGATTTTCAGGACTTGTTTGTATAGATATAATTTATAACTATGCTAATCAAACTGATGAAGAAGTCCTACAAGATGCAGATTTATTGGCAGAAGTTGGCGCAGATAGTGCAAGTTTTTACTCTCTTATGATACATGATGGCTCTGATATTTCCAAGGAAAGAGAAAAAAATAAATCAGTATATATTTATAGTTTAGAAAGAGATGAAGAGTTACATAATCTTTTTTATAGTAGATGTATTGAAAAAGGTTATAAACTTTTAGAGTTAACAAAACTAACTAATGGCAAGGATAAATATAAATATATTAGAAACAATAATGCTTTAAAAAATTTACTACCTATTGGAGTTGGAGCAGGCGGCCGTATTCAAGGTATAGGAGCTTATAATATGAATCAACAAATGAGCTTTTATTCTAAAACATCAGAAATTAATTATAATCTTTCTATGATTTCAGGCTTAATGCAGTTTGATAGGTTTGACTTAAATGAAATAAAAAAATATTGTAGTGAAGAAAGTTATAAAATTGTTTATGAAAGATTAAAAGAATTTGAAAAAAAAGGATATATAAAAATTGAAGATAACTTTGCTATTTATCAACTGAAAGGGATTTTTTGGGGAAATAGTTTGGTTGCAAATATTATTGAAGAAATTGGGAGGTACTTATGA
- a CDS encoding flavodoxin family protein — translation MKTLIVYSTISGNTKAVCERIYGAINTEKEIVNVKDIKNLKVDNYDNFIIGFWCDKGTMDKDSIEFLKTLNNKNVYFLGTLGARPESEHWNDVFENAKKLCSENNDFKEGLLIWGRISQEMQDMMKKFPAGHPHGITAERVARWEAASTHPDENDFKKAEEFFSNLLNN, via the coding sequence ATGAAAACATTAATAGTTTATTCTACAATTAGTGGAAATACAAAAGCAGTATGCGAAAGAATATATGGAGCTATAAATACTGAAAAGGAAATAGTAAATGTAAAAGATATTAAGAATTTAAAAGTAGATAATTATGATAATTTTATAATAGGTTTTTGGTGTGATAAAGGAACTATGGATAAAGATTCTATTGAATTTTTAAAAACTTTAAATAATAAGAATGTTTATTTTTTAGGAACATTAGGTGCAAGACCTGAGTCAGAACATTGGAATGATGTTTTTGAAAATGCAAAGAAACTATGTTCTGAAAATAATGATTTTAAGGAAGGATTATTAATTTGGGGAAGAATCTCACAAGAAATGCAAGATATGATGAAAAAATTTCCAGCAGGTCATCCTCATGGAATAACAGCTGAAAGAGTTGCAAGATGGGAAGCTGCTTCTACTCATCCAGATGAAAATGATTTTAAAAAAGCTGAAGAATTTTTCTCAAACTTATTAAATAATTAA
- the mnmA gene encoding tRNA 2-thiouridine(34) synthase MnmA, producing MIVTKNVASEFKKYLEFDSNNSNIRVGVAMSGGVDSSTVAYLLKQQGYDIFGVTMKTFKDEDSDAKKVCDDLGIEHYVLDVRDEFKEKVMDYFVNEYMNGRTPNPCMICNRHIKFGKMLDFILSKGASFMATGHYTKLKNGLLSVGDDSNKDQVYFLSQIEKDRLSKIIFPVGDLEKPKLRELAEQMGVRVYSKKDSQEICFVDDGKLKEFLIEKTEGKAEKPGDIIDKNGNILGKHKGFSFYTIGQRKGLGISSEDPLYVLAFDRETNNIIVGENEDLFKDELTATRLNLFSVSSLDSLDNLECFAKTRSRDILHKCLLKKDGENFQVKFIDNKVRAITPGQGIVFYNNEGNVIAGGFIEK from the coding sequence ATGATAGTAACAAAAAATGTTGCATCTGAATTTAAGAAGTATCTTGAATTTGATAGCAACAATAGTAATATTAGAGTTGGTGTAGCTATGAGTGGAGGAGTTGACAGTTCAACTGTGGCTTATCTTTTAAAGCAACAAGGTTATGATATATTTGGAGTAACTATGAAAACTTTTAAAGATGAAGACTCCGATGCTAAAAAAGTTTGTGATGACTTAGGGATAGAGCACTATGTATTAGATGTAAGAGATGAATTTAAAGAAAAGGTTATGGACTACTTTGTTAATGAATATATGAATGGTAGAACTCCAAATCCTTGTATGATATGCAACAGACATATAAAATTTGGTAAAATGTTGGATTTTATTTTATCAAAAGGTGCTAGTTTTATGGCAACTGGGCATTATACAAAATTAAAAAATGGTTTATTAAGTGTAGGAGATGATTCAAATAAAGATCAAGTTTATTTCTTGTCTCAAATTGAAAAAGATAGACTTAGTAAGATTATTTTTCCAGTTGGCGATTTAGAAAAACCTAAATTAAGAGAACTTGCTGAACAAATGGGAGTTAGAGTTTACTCTAAAAAAGATTCTCAAGAAATATGTTTTGTTGATGATGGAAAATTAAAAGAATTTTTAATAGAAAAAACTGAAGGTAAAGCTGAAAAACCTGGGGATATTATTGATAAAAATGGAAATATTTTAGGAAAACATAAAGGTTTTTCATTTTATACAATAGGTCAAAGAAAAGGTCTTGGAATTTCTAGTGAAGATCCCTTATATGTTTTAGCTTTTGATAGAGAAACAAATAATATTATTGTTGGAGAAAATGAAGATTTATTTAAAGATGAATTAACTGCAACAAGATTAAATCTTTTTTCAGTATCTTCTTTAGATAGTTTAGATAACTTAGAATGTTTTGCAAAAACTCGCTCAAGAGATATTTTACATAAATGTTTATTGAAAAAGGATGGAGAAAATTTTCAAGTAAAGTTTATTGATAATAAAGTTAGAGCTATTACACCAGGACAAGGAATAGTATTTTATAATAACGAAGGAAATGTAATAGCAGGAGGCTTTATTGAAAAGTAG
- a CDS encoding ABC transporter ATP-binding protein — MEIINIKKLNYSYGKKEVLKELSLDIDINKITGIIGPNGCGKSTLAKNIIKYINGDFEDFKIMDTDIRELNHKKIAQLISYIPQKSLIIPNISVFDYVLLGRFPLLKNSWDNYTKKDYEIVENNINLLNIKELRDRNIETLSGGELQKALLARALAQEAKILLLDEPTSALDLNNAVEFMKILKNISIQKNISVIIIIHDLNLASLFCDSLIILKDGRFIEKGSPKEVINEANIKSVYNLECKVCYNENDKPYIIPIT; from the coding sequence ATGGAAATAATAAATATAAAAAAACTTAATTATTCCTATGGAAAAAAAGAAGTTTTAAAAGAATTAAGTTTAGACATAGATATAAATAAAATAACTGGAATAATAGGTCCAAATGGTTGTGGAAAATCAACACTTGCTAAAAATATAATAAAATATATAAATGGTGACTTTGAAGATTTTAAAATAATGGATACTGATATAAGAGAACTTAACCATAAGAAAATAGCGCAACTTATTTCATATATACCACAAAAAAGTTTAATAATTCCAAATATTTCTGTTTTTGATTATGTCTTATTAGGTAGATTTCCATTGTTAAAAAACTCTTGGGATAATTATACTAAAAAAGATTATGAAATAGTTGAAAATAATATAAATTTATTGAATATTAAGGAATTAAGAGATAGAAATATTGAAACTTTATCAGGTGGGGAACTACAAAAAGCATTATTAGCAAGAGCTTTGGCACAGGAAGCAAAAATTTTACTTTTAGATGAACCTACTTCTGCACTTGATTTAAATAATGCAGTTGAATTTATGAAAATTTTAAAAAATATTTCTATTCAAAAAAATATATCAGTAATTATTATTATTCATGATTTGAATTTAGCTTCATTATTTTGTGATAGCTTAATAATCTTAAAAGATGGAAGATTTATAGAAAAAGGAAGTCCAAAAGAAGTGATAAATGAAGCAAATATAAAATCTGTTTATAATTTAGAATGTAAAGTTTGCTATAATGAAAATGATAAACCATATATAATACCTATTACATAG